Proteins co-encoded in one Juglans regia cultivar Chandler chromosome 16, Walnut 2.0, whole genome shotgun sequence genomic window:
- the LOC109008337 gene encoding zinc finger protein CONSTANS-LIKE 15-like, giving the protein MGSHGESVACDFCSEQLAVLYCRADSAKLCLFCDQHVHSANLLSRKHLRSQICDNCCSEPVSVRCDTDNLVLCQECDWDAHGSCSVSASHDRNPVEGFSGCPSALELASLWGIELDEKKMNPSATSIQNRTISALDDSSSWVFDKSSAGVVCFQDLIVPSENAIVGVNGCGILTMSKKQGGPSCGKRRQVMYKQLVEIFKRDLAAELPRGSGGWQGMSVEGLAELGNGRDGVDGFVGESCVALQQQQQQKQHQLPQAPLTALLTMDLKENNRTVDGDMLWDTHPSGHRTQIWDFKLGRLREHEETGTMEVAYDAGFMIKNFGELMEGTSMSNTKLMGDMYRMNCPVGRDDIAFNNNSNNPSASQGPATSESNNRHMGRPLSGSAFGKGGSGGSKDVPHLEQSFFMRGDSVGTAATTKADMEQLAQNRGNAMQRYKEKKKTRRYDKHIRYESRKARADTRKRVKGRFVKASETTDG; this is encoded by the exons ATGGGGAGTCATGGAGAGAGCGTGGCGTGCGATTTCTGCAGTGAGCAGCTTGCGGTTCTTTACTGTAGGGCGGACTCCGCCAAGCTCTGCTTGTTCTGCGACCAGCACGTGCACTCGGCGAACCTGCTGTCCCGGAAGCACCTGCGCTCCCAGATCTGCGATAACTGCTGCTCGGAGCCGGTCTCTGTCCGGTGCGACACCGACAATCTGGTGCTGTGCCAGGAGTGCGATTGGGATGCCCACGGTAGCTGTTCGGTGTCGGCCTCTCACGATCGAAACCCGGTCGAAGGGTTCTCGGGGTGCCCCTCCGCCCTCGAGCTCGCTTCCCTCTGGGGCATCGAACTTGACGAGAAGAAGATGAATCCGTCGGCGACGTCGATTCAGAACCGGACGATTAGTGCTTTGGACGACTCGTCGTCGTGGGTGTTCGATAAATCAAGCGCCGGAGTGGTGTGTTTTCAGGACTTAATTGTACCGAGCGAGAACGCCATTGTCGGCGTGAATGGCTGTGGGATCTTGACGATGTCGAAGAAACAGGGTGGTCCGAGCTGTGGGAAGCGGAGGCAGGTGATGTATAAGCAGCTGGTGGAGATTTTCAAGAGGGATTTGGCGGCGGAATTGCCGAGAGGGAGTGGTGGTTGGCAGGGAATGAGTGTGGAGGGACTAGCAGAATTGGGAAATGGCAGGGATGGGGTTGATGGGTTTGTGGGTGAGAGTTGTGTTGCTctacagcagcagcagcaacaaaaACAACATCAACTACCACAAGCGCCCCTTACGGCTTTGCTTAcgatggatttgaaggagaacAACCGTACTGTTGATGGGGATATGTTGTGGGACACTCATCCCAGTGGTCATAGAACGCAG ATATGGGATTTTAAACTTGGACGATTGAGGGAACATGAAGAAACGGGTACAATGGAAGTTGCATATGATGCAggatttatgataaaaaattttggGGAACTAATGGAGGGAACATCTATGAGTAATACAAAATTGATGGGAGATATGTACCGGATGAATTGCCCTGTTGGACGTGATGATATTGCGTTTAAC AATAACTCAAATAACCCATCAGCCAGCCAGGGGCCAGCAACATCTGAGAGCAACAATAGACATATGGGAAGACCGTTGTCAGGTTCAGCATTTGGTAAAGGAGGTTCTGGTGGCTCTAAAGATGTCCCACATCTGGAACAATCGTTTTTTATGAGAGGTGACAGTGTGGGAACAGCGGCAACAACCAAGGCCGACATGGAGCAACTGGCACAGAATAGAGGCAATGCCATGCAACGTtacaaggagaagaagaaaactcgAAG ATATGATAAGCACATAAGGTACGAGTCAAGGAAAGCAAGAGCTGATACTAGGAAGCGAGTCAAGGGTCGATTTGTGAAGGCTAGTGAAACAACTGATGGTTAA